The proteins below are encoded in one region of Winogradskyella helgolandensis:
- a CDS encoding JAB domain-containing protein encodes MKVSEIKVSYSNENPDKVIIKDSQSVYELITNHWDVNLIELQEEVKVVLLNRANIVIGIYDLAKGGISGCIVDIKLVLSVALKALTSHIVLVHNHPSGNLKPSEADKRITNKLSNACEIVEITLLDHLIITKDNYYSFKDEGLI; translated from the coding sequence ATGAAAGTATCAGAAATTAAAGTTTCCTATTCTAATGAAAACCCTGACAAAGTAATAATAAAAGACAGTCAAAGTGTGTATGAATTAATTACTAATCATTGGGATGTCAATTTAATTGAACTTCAGGAAGAAGTGAAGGTTGTCTTACTTAATAGAGCTAATATAGTTATTGGTATATATGACTTGGCAAAAGGTGGTATTTCAGGGTGTATAGTCGATATTAAGCTAGTATTAAGTGTTGCTTTAAAAGCACTCACTTCACACATAGTATTAGTGCATAATCATCCAAGTGGTAATTTAAAACCTAGTGAAGCAGATAAGAGGATAACTAATAAGCTAAGTAATGCGTGTGAGATAGTTGAGATTACTTTACTAGACCATTTAATTATCACAAAAGATAATTATTATAGTTTTAAGGATGAGGGATTAATCTGA
- a CDS encoding FecR family protein — translation MSTAAKAIFEIELTLDHELKATFDNYKLIWDNYPESLKAYEAQKDLQLESQDIHRTQRSKRNVIRRVAYSLAACVLLFITYGYFSHSDELSYKNQVTTSKGQRQTVYLPDSSLVILNASSEIQYNSDFNTKRWVYIKGEAYFDVTHNKEIPFVVHTEDLNITVLGTAFNVNTVLDNKSVSLERGKVNVLIKKSQNSLNLLPKEELIYNTKTSDVTKRNFNVTKALAWKDNMLILDNLIFKDALYKINNFYGVRFKITDEEINQKKITGAFKEQDLEEFIHSIEFIADVKMKKINHNEYLITQNHED, via the coding sequence TTGTCTACAGCAGCTAAAGCGATATTCGAAATAGAGCTGACTTTAGATCATGAGTTAAAAGCAACCTTTGATAACTACAAACTTATTTGGGATAACTATCCTGAAAGTTTAAAAGCCTATGAAGCACAAAAAGACTTACAATTAGAATCCCAAGATATTCATAGAACTCAGCGTTCAAAACGAAATGTTATACGTCGTGTTGCATATAGTTTGGCGGCTTGTGTTTTACTATTTATAACCTATGGTTACTTTTCGCATTCCGATGAATTAAGCTATAAAAACCAAGTCACTACAAGTAAGGGGCAGCGACAAACCGTTTACCTTCCTGATAGCAGTTTGGTGATTTTAAATGCGTCTAGCGAAATCCAATACAACTCAGATTTTAATACTAAGCGTTGGGTTTACATTAAAGGAGAGGCGTATTTTGATGTCACTCATAATAAAGAAATTCCGTTTGTTGTCCATACAGAGGATTTAAATATCACCGTTTTAGGCACCGCTTTTAACGTTAATACCGTCTTAGATAATAAGTCTGTGTCGTTAGAAAGAGGTAAGGTCAATGTCCTTATTAAGAAGTCTCAAAACAGTCTTAATTTATTACCAAAGGAAGAGCTTATTTATAACACCAAAACTTCGGATGTTACTAAAAGAAACTTCAATGTCACCAAGGCTTTAGCGTGGAAAGATAACATGTTAATTCTCGATAATTTAATATTCAAAGACGCCTTATATAAAATAAATAATTTTTACGGAGTACGCTTCAAGATTACTGATGAAGAAATTAATCAAAAAAAGATAACAGGTGCTTTTAAAGAACAAGACCTCGAGGAGTTTATTCACTCCATTGAATTCATTGCAGATGTTAAAATGAAGAAGATAAATCATAACGAATATCTAATAACTCAAAATCATGAAGATTAA
- a CDS encoding RNA polymerase sigma factor — protein sequence MKIKSIRHSVITSEDLFLFEQIQEGDTKALDVFFKKYYDKLCRFGVLFESNIHIIEEKVDDVFIQLWSNRDQLNKIKNPKSYIYAILKNDLLRVKNNYQTRPLQNDDQLNSSSLYPSIEDEIIANEQKEINKNVIKNVLESIPKRTRQIFEMSRIDGFKYKEISELLGISPKTVENHIGLALRHISSNISKLK from the coding sequence ATGAAGATTAAAAGCATTCGTCATTCAGTTATCACAAGCGAAGACCTTTTTCTATTTGAACAAATTCAAGAAGGTGATACCAAGGCACTCGATGTGTTTTTTAAAAAATACTATGACAAACTGTGCAGATTTGGTGTTTTATTCGAGTCTAACATTCATATCATAGAGGAAAAAGTAGACGATGTTTTTATTCAATTATGGTCTAATCGAGACCAACTTAATAAAATTAAAAATCCAAAATCATATATCTATGCGATACTAAAAAACGATCTCCTAAGAGTTAAGAACAATTACCAAACAAGACCACTACAAAACGACGACCAGTTAAATAGCAGTAGCCTGTATCCGAGTATAGAGGATGAAATCATTGCTAACGAACAAAAAGAAATTAATAAAAATGTTATTAAAAATGTTTTAGAATCCATACCAAAACGTACACGTCAAATTTTTGAAATGAGCAGAATTGACGGCTTTAAATACAAAGAAATATCAGAACTATTAGGCATAAGCCCTAAAACTGTAGAGAATCATATTGGGTTAGCCCTCAGGCATATCAGCTCTAATATCAGCAAGCTAAAGTAG
- a CDS encoding SusC/RagA family TonB-linked outer membrane protein, which translates to MKHQKFILSTVIILASLLNVYGSTHPTRNTERYYINTNTINLQLKEASLIQVFNLIEKQTDLKFIYISNALYQNTKVDLNVNNQPLETVLKTLKQKSPIDFKITDNGILVKPITQTVSKINQENITIKGVVYDETNTPVLGANIYATAYNIGAVTDYDGQFTITVPADTKTLKITYIGYEEVEYALEGQLEITVNLTPHFAALNEVVITGQGASVQRKRLSSNVEVLKSEDLAGLPSQRIDQLIATKLPNTQINFTGGQSGATTLIRSRGINSAFLSSTPVFYIDGVRMDNLNTTSALGGGSAQGAAMSSIADIPMDNIDRIEYINGGAATTLYGSDAANGVIQIFTKKGSSRGTQITASTQMGIIAPTTDFLYFDRSKDLLFETGTYQKYNLSISGGNSEGFGYSFSGNFLDNTGAQIADNNANKKIDFSTGFKAKLGEKVTYNSSFIYVNNTYNRNRNGNQGGYTGLWFAESGASVLKGFNNRLDDLSAAEFSEINDFVKTAEELQDNEISINRFTTSQSFSYKPVNNFEAKFVGGIDYRVQNDKAIQTNEYLTHTTQTNVTDEGSINNIDRKYFGITLELSAQHKFETGQFSFISTVGGQLFRNSDHQIQYTGTNIRDGAETISDAAIKTSEEYLAEVLNYGFYFQENIGFKDKLFFDLGIRGDRNPSFGDNIGTQYYPKAGVSYLLSSEPWLENSTAINSLRLRGNFGVAGNLPPAFVNERTIDFDGFLGEQAAFFGQSGNPDLKPEKTKTFEVGVDAALFNNRVNLSVGYYNANTKDALFYVPPTPSSGYANSQLYNIGEIENKGWEINASFIPIKTENVTLSLNVSINTLDNLVVDSGGVAPFNINGFSARTIQTVVEEGYPIGYIRGNYGTFDENGVLESTTAQSYLGTTIPDLFGNLGMNFSYKNFSLFANGNYQKGAYANSFDQQFRFLYGASDDIVPAAEVEANGTSNWLNFTNLFTEKTDFIKIRTIGISYNLVPKNNSTIKSILIGFNVNNPLSFTASSFDPEATISGSATGQGGASTGGISYATYSAPREFLTSLKINF; encoded by the coding sequence ATGAAACACCAAAAATTCATATTAAGTACTGTCATCATCTTGGCAAGTTTATTAAATGTTTACGGAAGTACACATCCAACACGCAACACTGAGCGTTATTACATTAATACTAACACTATTAATTTACAGTTAAAAGAAGCATCCTTAATTCAGGTGTTTAATTTAATTGAAAAACAAACGGATTTAAAATTCATTTATATTTCTAACGCACTTTACCAAAACACAAAAGTTGACTTAAATGTCAATAATCAACCTTTAGAAACGGTATTAAAGACGTTAAAGCAAAAATCACCGATCGATTTTAAAATTACAGATAATGGCATTTTAGTTAAGCCGATAACTCAAACAGTTTCTAAGATTAATCAAGAGAATATCACTATTAAAGGTGTGGTGTATGATGAAACAAATACACCTGTACTTGGAGCTAATATTTATGCTACAGCTTATAATATTGGTGCTGTAACGGATTATGACGGTCAGTTTACAATTACCGTTCCTGCCGATACTAAGACGTTAAAAATTACTTACATCGGATATGAAGAAGTAGAATACGCTTTAGAAGGTCAATTAGAAATTACGGTGAATTTAACCCCTCATTTTGCTGCACTTAACGAAGTGGTTATTACAGGGCAAGGTGCTAGTGTGCAACGAAAACGGTTATCTAGTAACGTTGAAGTTCTTAAGTCCGAAGATTTAGCTGGATTACCGTCGCAACGTATAGACCAGTTGATTGCAACCAAATTGCCTAATACACAGATTAATTTTACCGGAGGCCAGTCCGGAGCAACAACATTAATTAGATCTCGAGGTATTAATTCAGCTTTTCTAAGTTCAACACCAGTTTTTTATATAGATGGTGTGCGTATGGATAACTTAAACACCACTAGTGCTTTAGGTGGTGGTAGTGCACAAGGAGCAGCTATGAGTTCTATCGCAGATATTCCAATGGATAATATAGATCGTATTGAATACATTAATGGTGGAGCCGCAACAACATTGTACGGTTCAGATGCAGCAAACGGAGTGATTCAAATTTTCACCAAAAAAGGAAGCTCTAGAGGAACGCAAATTACAGCTTCAACTCAAATGGGAATCATAGCGCCAACTACAGATTTCCTTTATTTTGATCGCTCTAAAGACTTATTATTTGAAACAGGAACTTATCAAAAATACAACTTAAGTATAAGTGGAGGTAACTCTGAAGGTTTCGGTTATAGTTTTTCTGGAAATTTTTTAGATAACACCGGAGCTCAAATAGCGGATAATAATGCCAACAAGAAAATAGATTTTAGCACTGGTTTTAAAGCGAAATTAGGAGAAAAAGTAACCTATAATAGTTCTTTTATTTATGTGAATAATACCTACAACCGAAACCGAAATGGTAACCAAGGAGGTTATACAGGTTTGTGGTTTGCAGAAAGTGGTGCTTCAGTCTTAAAAGGGTTTAACAATAGATTAGACGATCTTAGTGCTGCCGAGTTTAGTGAAATTAATGATTTTGTAAAAACGGCAGAAGAATTACAAGACAACGAAATCTCAATTAATAGATTTACAACGTCTCAAAGTTTTTCTTATAAACCTGTAAATAATTTTGAAGCTAAATTTGTTGGAGGTATCGATTATAGGGTTCAGAACGACAAGGCGATTCAAACTAATGAATATCTAACACATACAACTCAAACTAATGTTACAGACGAAGGAAGTATAAATAATATAGATCGTAAGTACTTTGGTATTACTCTAGAGTTAAGTGCACAACATAAATTTGAAACAGGTCAATTTTCATTTATCTCTACCGTCGGAGGTCAGTTGTTTAGAAACTCAGATCATCAAATTCAATACACAGGTACTAATATTAGAGATGGAGCCGAAACTATTAGCGATGCCGCTATAAAGACAAGTGAAGAATATTTAGCAGAAGTACTCAACTATGGTTTCTATTTTCAAGAAAATATCGGCTTTAAAGATAAGTTGTTCTTTGACTTAGGTATTAGAGGAGATCGTAACCCATCTTTTGGAGATAATATTGGGACGCAATACTATCCTAAAGCAGGTGTTTCATATCTATTAAGCTCAGAACCTTGGTTGGAAAATTCAACAGCTATAAATTCTTTAAGATTACGAGGTAACTTCGGTGTGGCTGGTAATTTACCTCCTGCTTTTGTAAATGAAAGAACCATAGATTTTGATGGTTTTTTAGGAGAACAAGCTGCCTTTTTTGGTCAGTCAGGAAATCCTGATTTAAAGCCTGAAAAAACGAAAACTTTTGAAGTAGGTGTAGACGCTGCATTATTTAATAATAGAGTGAATCTTTCTGTAGGCTACTATAATGCAAATACGAAAGATGCTTTATTCTACGTACCACCAACACCATCTAGTGGGTATGCCAATAGTCAATTATATAATATTGGTGAAATAGAGAATAAGGGTTGGGAAATAAATGCCAGCTTTATTCCTATCAAAACCGAAAATGTAACCTTGTCACTTAATGTATCTATAAACACTTTAGATAACTTAGTGGTAGACTCAGGAGGTGTCGCTCCATTTAATATTAATGGATTTAGTGCCAGAACCATTCAAACTGTAGTAGAGGAAGGGTATCCTATTGGATATATTAGAGGAAACTATGGAACCTTTGATGAGAATGGTGTTTTAGAGTCCACAACAGCCCAATCGTATTTAGGAACTACGATTCCAGATTTGTTTGGTAACTTAGGAATGAACTTCTCGTATAAAAACTTCAGTTTATTTGCAAATGGTAATTATCAAAAAGGAGCCTACGCGAATAGTTTTGACCAACAGTTTAGATTTCTCTATGGAGCTTCAGATGATATAGTTCCTGCTGCCGAAGTTGAAGCTAATGGCACATCAAATTGGTTAAACTTCACAAATTTATTTACAGAAAAAACAGATTTTATAAAAATAAGAACTATAGGTATTAGCTATAATTTAGTACCTAAAAATAACAGTACTATTAAATCAATATTAATTGGATTTAATGTGAATAACCCGCTTAGTTTTACAGCATCTTCATTCGATCCGGAAGCAACCATTAGTGGTTCGGCAACTGGTCAAGGTGGTGCTTCTACGGGTGGTATATCTTATGCTACGTACTCTGCGCCTAGAGAATTTTTAACCTCATTAAAAATAAACTTCTAA
- a CDS encoding tetratricopeptide repeat protein: MKTIYIYITVLFLTLTACVDNPNVTEEDFLDNNNSATSWIMGIKRQLALTMNDIVINSEMVSDNYFNNYTLYNKVFDIPQIDYTDIDGNSMQVEIGALREMAEYALETVLPNDPDATTQEWSYAHFAKAYALILSGENFTGLPMNSNGEAYMATELLEASLDHLDLAIDNESDSETILAYQLLKSRVYRGLGDVDNAKSSALAAISNNSLLFTVEFDGTNGVPNEIQNATFTASENRFAPLPRLDFLDPKFFDLGTASEDQKPLSLAKVEEAYLILAEAYTAENNLELARSTLTNLIDNVLASRPIMYLDDSEELRNGTNRQDYPTTAVDVSFESGQESNSGYILDRQAGLIPVYTVSGTSITIQDIDATASADDLLYLIYLMRQEIFISEGRRSNDLGIKFPVSQTEQLNNSNISDEFTQPTIPSFIPLNLGLDDFTVDETTGNVTILYDMNRVLVANKASNHVLPFN; the protein is encoded by the coding sequence ATGAAAACAATTTATATATACATAACCGTTTTGTTTCTGACACTCACCGCTTGTGTCGATAACCCAAATGTTACTGAAGAGGATTTCTTGGACAACAACAATTCAGCTACGAGTTGGATAATGGGTATTAAAAGGCAACTTGCCTTAACCATGAACGATATCGTCATCAATTCTGAAATGGTTTCTGATAATTATTTCAACAATTATACGCTTTATAATAAAGTATTCGATATTCCGCAAATTGATTACACCGACATCGATGGAAACAGTATGCAAGTAGAAATTGGAGCTTTAAGAGAGATGGCAGAGTATGCTTTAGAAACAGTACTTCCAAATGATCCAGACGCTACAACTCAAGAATGGTCTTACGCTCATTTTGCAAAAGCTTATGCCTTAATTTTATCTGGTGAAAATTTCACAGGTCTTCCAATGAACAGTAATGGTGAAGCTTATATGGCAACCGAATTATTAGAAGCTAGCTTAGACCATTTAGATCTTGCTATTGACAATGAAAGTGATTCTGAAACTATTTTAGCTTACCAATTATTAAAGTCTAGAGTGTACCGTGGTTTAGGAGATGTAGATAATGCGAAATCCTCTGCTTTAGCAGCGATTAGTAATAATAGCTTATTATTTACTGTAGAATTTGATGGAACCAATGGTGTTCCTAATGAAATTCAAAATGCCACTTTTACAGCTAGCGAAAATAGATTTGCGCCATTGCCAAGGTTAGACTTTTTAGATCCTAAATTCTTTGATTTAGGAACGGCTTCAGAGGATCAAAAACCATTGTCTTTAGCTAAAGTAGAAGAAGCCTATTTAATTTTAGCGGAAGCATATACGGCTGAAAATAATTTAGAATTGGCTAGATCTACATTAACTAATTTAATAGATAATGTTTTAGCATCCAGACCAATTATGTATTTAGACGATAGTGAAGAATTGAGAAATGGTACGAATAGACAAGATTATCCAACAACAGCTGTTGACGTAAGTTTTGAAAGTGGTCAAGAATCTAATTCAGGGTATATCTTAGATAGACAAGCAGGTTTAATACCTGTGTATACCGTTTCTGGTACAAGTATTACAATTCAAGATATTGATGCAACAGCAAGTGCAGACGATTTATTATATCTTATTTACTTAATGCGTCAAGAAATTTTTATAAGTGAAGGTAGGCGTTCTAACGATTTAGGAATTAAGTTTCCTGTATCTCAAACCGAGCAGTTAAACAATTCTAATATTTCAGATGAATTTACGCAGCCTACTATACCTAGTTTCATTCCTTTAAATTTAGGTTTAGACGATTTTACTGTAGATGAAACAACAGGAAATGTGACTATCTTATATGATATGAACCGTGTATTGGTAGCGAATAAAGCGTCAAATCATGTATTACCTTTTAATTAA
- a CDS encoding alkaline phosphatase family protein, with translation MKKQLRYIYCVILTCFGLNLIAAQEAKHLVIISIDGFRPDFYLQDQWPTPNIKDLANNGIASQGVNGIFPTVTYPSHTTLITGVGPDKHGIYYNTKVSEEGTTGDWYYDFKSVKAKTLWEAAKNAGLKTASVSWPITVNAPFIDYNIPEIWSFDNPRDRRGATQKYATPEGLFEDAIANATGSLDVDDYNLSSLSMDQNLGRIAGYIIRTYTPNLLTIHLPNTDGAQHRNGRDGVGVEKAIAGADQAVSTIIDALKKANILEQTNIIITGDHGFYTVHSSIGANLWLKELGLLDKDTFFISTGGSAFLHMKDKNDTQTLEKIVEKLEGLPFSIKKAFRIISRDEMTSRGADPDAVLALSANDGFSFNNDREGDLIKPAHGGKHGQYPDTKNIQTGFVAYGPDFKKGVVFSEIQMEDIATIAAYVLGTQLEASHGIVYKSMLNDNSKD, from the coding sequence ATGAAAAAGCAACTTAGATATATTTATTGTGTCATATTAACGTGTTTTGGATTAAACCTAATCGCTGCACAAGAGGCGAAACACCTCGTTATTATTAGTATCGATGGTTTTAGGCCAGATTTTTATTTACAAGACCAATGGCCAACTCCTAATATTAAGGATTTAGCTAACAATGGAATTGCTTCTCAAGGTGTCAATGGTATTTTCCCGACAGTGACGTACCCTTCACATACGACTTTAATTACTGGTGTAGGTCCAGACAAGCATGGCATATATTACAACACTAAAGTTTCGGAAGAAGGCACTACAGGGGACTGGTATTATGATTTTAAGTCCGTAAAAGCTAAAACCTTATGGGAAGCTGCAAAAAACGCTGGACTAAAAACAGCCTCTGTGTCATGGCCCATTACTGTAAATGCACCGTTTATAGATTATAATATACCAGAAATATGGTCCTTTGATAACCCGAGAGACCGTCGTGGTGCTACTCAAAAATATGCAACACCTGAAGGTTTGTTTGAAGATGCCATAGCGAATGCTACAGGGAGTTTAGATGTAGACGATTATAACTTAAGTTCTTTAAGTATGGATCAAAATTTGGGTCGAATAGCAGGCTATATAATCAGAACCTATACTCCAAATTTATTAACGATTCATTTACCAAATACCGACGGTGCACAGCATAGAAATGGACGTGACGGTGTTGGTGTCGAAAAGGCAATTGCTGGTGCAGATCAAGCCGTGAGTACTATAATAGACGCCTTAAAAAAAGCTAATATTTTAGAGCAAACCAATATTATTATCACTGGAGATCATGGTTTTTACACGGTACATTCTAGTATTGGTGCCAACCTATGGTTAAAAGAATTAGGTTTATTGGATAAAGACACCTTCTTTATAAGTACTGGTGGTTCGGCATTCTTACATATGAAGGATAAAAACGATACCCAAACATTAGAAAAAATTGTAGAGAAACTCGAAGGTTTACCTTTTAGTATCAAAAAAGCCTTTAGAATTATTTCTAGAGATGAAATGACTTCTAGAGGAGCTGATCCAGATGCTGTTTTGGCTTTATCTGCGAACGATGGCTTTAGTTTTAATAATGATAGAGAAGGAGATTTGATTAAACCGGCACATGGTGGTAAGCATGGTCAATATCCAGATACTAAAAATATTCAAACGGGTTTTGTAGCCTATGGTCCAGATTTTAAAAAAGGTGTGGTGTTTTCTGAAATTCAAATGGAAGATATTGCAACTATAGCAGCTTATGTCCTAGGAACTCAATTAGAAGCTTCTCATGGAATTGTATATAAGAGCATGCTAAATGATAATAGTAAAGATTAA
- a CDS encoding NAD-dependent epimerase/dehydratase family protein encodes MSSKILIIGACGQIGTELTTKLREIHGVDNVIASDINTRKLELVNAGPFVILDAKNFNAIKDCCINHNIDTVYLMAALLSATGEKYPMEAWDLNMNSLFHVLNLAKTKQIKKVFWPSSIAVFGPTTPRENTPQHTICEPTTVYGITKQVGERWCEYYYDKYGVDVRSIRYPGIISHKAMPGGGTTDYAVEIYHEAIKEGKYESFLSEKTNLPMMFMDDAIKATTQIMAAPPEDISIRSSYNLSAISFTPQEIADSIKAEIPDFKISYNPDFRQAIADSWPSSIDDRVARKDWNWSHDFDLEKMTLEMLTQLKKKYQS; translated from the coding sequence ATGTCTTCAAAAATATTAATCATTGGTGCCTGTGGGCAAATAGGAACAGAATTAACGACCAAGTTAAGAGAAATCCATGGTGTAGATAACGTTATTGCTAGCGATATTAATACACGCAAATTAGAGTTAGTAAATGCTGGACCATTTGTGATTTTAGATGCTAAAAACTTTAATGCGATTAAAGATTGTTGCATCAATCATAATATAGATACGGTTTACTTAATGGCAGCTTTACTTAGTGCTACTGGCGAAAAATACCCAATGGAAGCCTGGGATTTAAATATGAATTCATTGTTTCATGTTCTAAATTTAGCCAAAACTAAGCAAATTAAAAAAGTATTCTGGCCGAGTAGTATTGCTGTTTTTGGACCAACGACTCCTAGAGAAAACACGCCTCAACATACCATTTGCGAACCAACAACCGTTTATGGCATTACCAAACAAGTTGGCGAACGTTGGTGCGAATATTACTATGATAAATATGGAGTAGATGTAAGAAGCATACGCTATCCTGGTATAATTAGCCATAAAGCAATGCCAGGCGGTGGCACTACAGATTATGCTGTAGAAATTTATCACGAAGCTATAAAAGAAGGTAAATATGAAAGTTTTTTATCTGAAAAGACCAATTTACCTATGATGTTTATGGATGATGCCATTAAAGCTACAACTCAAATTATGGCAGCACCACCTGAAGATATCTCCATAAGATCCTCTTACAATTTATCGGCTATTAGTTTTACACCACAAGAGATTGCAGACAGTATTAAAGCCGAAATTCCAGATTTCAAAATTTCTTATAATCCAGACTTTAGACAAGCCATCGCTGATAGCTGGCCGTCATCTATTGATGATAGAGTTGCACGAAAAGACTGGAATTGGTCGCACGATTTTGACTTAGAGAAAATGACCTTGGAAATGTTAACGCAGTTGAAGAAAAAGTATCAGTCATAA
- a CDS encoding M13 family metallopeptidase, translated as MKTNISRALALSGLAFITLVGCKEEVKKDSAMTEVKIPGIVLENMDTSVDPKQDFYNYVNGNWAKNNTIPDDETSWGGFGVLRKSTRQDVLEILNASKELGTYKEGSDQKKALLIYESELDTLARNEAGIKPIQPLLDKINGVKNLSDMQTVYASTLGVSAPFSGIGASADLNDSSMNIAWVFPGGLGLQRDYYLDQDEKTKEIRGKYVDHITKMLQFINYSEADARTAAEKILALETQLAEPRLDKVASRDIRNFNNPTALTDLQKMAPSINWQKLMDDMGIEKKVDTLMVMQPKYLKAMDAFLKTNSIEDIKTLITWSTLDNAASMLTTEMEKANWEFYSKTLNGSKAMRPAKERALGTVDGTVGEAIGQLYVQAKFPPEAKEKAEKMIANVIKAFQNRINNLDWMSEETKKKAIVKLDKFTVKIAYPDEWEDYSAMQVKEGNSYAENMLAVGAWAQKKNMDDINEPVDKSKWGMAPQTVNAYFNPMNNEIVFPAAILQPPFYNYTADEAVNYGGIGAVIGHEISHAFDDSGARFDGDGNVNNWWTPEDLVEFEKRGKALADQYSAIQVLDSVYINGAFTLGENIGDLGGVLGAYDGLQLYYEENGRPENIDGFTPEQRFFMSWATVWRTLTREDGLRSQIKTDPHSPGVYRATQPLKNIDAFYEAFDIKEGDAMYLAPEDRVRIW; from the coding sequence ATGAAAACTAATATTAGTCGCGCATTAGCGCTATCAGGTTTGGCATTTATTACACTAGTAGGGTGTAAGGAAGAGGTCAAAAAAGATTCTGCCATGACAGAGGTAAAAATACCCGGAATCGTTTTGGAGAATATGGATACTTCAGTGGATCCAAAACAAGATTTTTACAATTACGTCAATGGAAATTGGGCTAAGAATAATACCATTCCAGATGATGAAACTAGTTGGGGAGGATTTGGAGTCTTGCGTAAATCTACAAGACAAGATGTTCTAGAGATTTTAAATGCTTCAAAAGAATTAGGAACTTATAAAGAAGGTTCTGACCAAAAAAAGGCTTTATTAATTTATGAATCTGAGTTAGATACGCTTGCGCGTAATGAAGCTGGTATTAAACCCATTCAGCCTTTATTAGATAAGATTAATGGGGTTAAAAACCTTAGCGATATGCAGACGGTTTATGCTTCTACATTAGGTGTTAGTGCACCGTTTTCAGGTATTGGAGCTAGTGCCGATCTTAATGATAGTAGTATGAATATTGCTTGGGTATTCCCTGGTGGATTAGGATTGCAACGCGATTATTACCTCGACCAAGATGAAAAAACGAAAGAGATAAGAGGTAAATATGTAGATCATATTACAAAAATGCTTCAATTTATTAATTATTCTGAAGCTGATGCTCGTACTGCAGCAGAAAAGATTTTAGCTTTAGAAACGCAATTGGCAGAGCCACGTTTAGATAAAGTAGCGAGTAGAGATATTAGAAATTTTAATAATCCTACAGCGCTTACAGATTTACAAAAAATGGCACCTTCTATTAATTGGCAAAAATTAATGGATGATATGGGGATTGAGAAAAAAGTAGATACACTTATGGTTATGCAACCTAAGTATTTAAAAGCTATGGATGCGTTTTTGAAAACCAATTCTATAGAAGATATCAAAACACTTATAACTTGGAGTACATTAGATAATGCTGCAAGTATGCTTACCACAGAAATGGAAAAAGCTAATTGGGAGTTTTACAGTAAAACGCTTAATGGTTCTAAAGCGATGCGTCCAGCAAAAGAACGTGCTCTGGGTACTGTAGATGGTACTGTTGGTGAAGCCATTGGTCAATTGTATGTGCAGGCAAAATTTCCGCCAGAAGCTAAAGAGAAAGCAGAAAAAATGATTGCTAATGTTATTAAGGCATTCCAAAATAGAATTAATAATCTAGATTGGATGAGTGAAGAAACCAAAAAGAAAGCTATAGTGAAGCTCGATAAATTTACGGTTAAAATAGCCTATCCAGATGAGTGGGAAGATTACTCAGCAATGCAAGTAAAAGAAGGTAATTCTTATGCAGAGAATATGTTAGCTGTAGGTGCTTGGGCTCAAAAGAAAAATATGGATGATATTAACGAACCTGTTGATAAGTCAAAATGGGGAATGGCACCTCAAACGGTTAATGCTTATTTTAACCCAATGAATAATGAAATTGTTTTTCCTGCGGCTATTTTACAACCTCCGTTTTATAATTATACAGCAGATGAAGCTGTAAATTATGGAGGTATTGGAGCGGTTATTGGCCATGAAATTTCACATGCTTTTGATGATTCTGGAGCCCGTTTTGATGGTGATGGAAATGTAAATAATTGGTGGACACCAGAAGATTTAGTAGAATTTGAAAAACGAGGGAAAGCTTTAGCAGATCAGTATTCTGCTATTCAGGTTTTAGATAGTGTTTATATAAATGGAGCTTTTACTTTAGGTGAAAACATTGGTGATCTTGGTGGTGTACTAGGGGCTTATGATGGTCTACAATTATATTACGAAGAAAACGGAAGACCAGAAAATATAGATGGTTTTACACCAGAGCAACGTTTCTTTATGTCTTGGGCAACAGTTTGGAGAACATTAACAAGAGAAGATGGATTAAGGTCTCAGATAAAAACAGATCCACATTCTCCAGGTGTTTACAGAGCAACACAACCTTTAAAAAATATAGATGCATTCTATGAGGCATTTGATATTAAGGAAGGTGACGCAATGTATTTAGCGCCCGAAGATCGAGTTAGAATTTGGTAA